The following is a genomic window from Babesia bovis T2Bo chromosome 4 map unlocalized Chr4_1, whole genome shotgun sequence.
ACATACATCACATTAATTTACCCACTAACCTCTGCAGCATTTCCGCTTAAATGCTCGATACCGGCGAGGTTATTCAACGCAAGTACACTTGACAGTTGGCTCTCCGTTGTACCAATTTTATTGCTGGAAGCACTAAAGAGGTACATCAGCAAACATACTCAATTTCTATCGAATCTTTGAAGGCAGACTTTGCGGCAGTTAAGTCACCTAAATCCCGGAGGACTACCCCTATAAGGCAGAGCATATTGGCTACTTCTCTGCTTTGTGGACCTTTTAACTTAGTCCAGATGTCTAATGCCTTCATGTAATTCTCCTTGGATTCGTTTATAAATTGCACCGATTGGTGTTGCGCCATTGCGAGATCTgggatgtatatattcctcGTAGACAGCATTACCTGTGAAGCTTTGTGCCATATCAGGGGTGTAGTAGCTTAACGTCATCAATTTTAGTTTAACTGTTTCCTTCAGTGCGTGGACATGTTTCTCCATTTCATCTTCCTTAATGGAGTATCTGGGTAATTATGAAGCCGAGTATCCCTGTAACTACCCGAGCATTAGTAAAGTGTCTTTTGGTCCTTGTGCTACAGGTCCTACATCTTCTGTATCAGCTGACTGTGTGTTCATATATCTTCTAGATGTAAGTTTTGCCGGAAGACGGCCTACTGTGTATATTGCGCGACGGTTGTACAAATTAGAGATATATCGCTTGATCAGCGTGTTAGTaccaaatgtgtaaaacaTGTTTGATGCGCATGGCAGTATATTACAAAATCGTGGAGTCATAATGGGATAAAgtggatatatttatactAAAGTTACGGTGACGTAGAATTGCGTTGTGATGGCACGTAAACTACATTAGCAATCAGTTATCGTACATCGGTGTT
Proteins encoded in this region:
- a CDS encoding TPR repeat family protein, coding for MTPRFCNILPCASNMFYTFGTNTLIKRYISNLYNRRAIYTVGRLPAKLTSRRYMNTQSADTEDVGPVAQGPKDTLLMLGYSIKEDEMEKHVHALKETVKLKLMTLSYYTPDMAQSFTDLAMAQHQSVQFINESKENYMKALDIWTKLKGPQSREVANMLCLIGVVLRDLGDLTAAKSAFKDSIEIDNKIGTTESQLSSVLALNNLAGIEHLSGNAAEAADIYEDAVRIILTATGGDPNHRMIALLYYNLACCHNYLGDKVATEISLTRAREIIATIGDTQRIGDRIQYMLDELWSEKEKV